From the Candidatus Amarolinea dominans genome, one window contains:
- a CDS encoding M23 family metallopeptidase, producing the protein MVKRTRRLSLLLPLSIAWLLALWLSGPAVSRPALAAAGTPTPRSGTWGERLRGIKVTPTPAVAAADETDGHSVISTATFTYVVQLHDTPWSLAVEFGRNIESLACATAPYAPDPYNFRAGQTITIPALNTICHEVTMGETIDHVATLYGVTADSIVEITWNALRQPPHLLMTGQHLLVYQREGVEQPLIALPRRSLPRWDLSALPFDPAHPPDGTHVTPDGFYWQGVWPYGDGNFAWPLTGARMTQGFDQARHRALDLAVAAGTEVTAADNGTVVLAGWNSQGYGYRVVIDHNNDYVTLYAHLSNYYVQPGDVVEKGAVIGAVGSTGNSTGPHLHFELRDFGRLVDPARSCPR; encoded by the coding sequence ATGGTGAAACGGACGCGCAGGCTGTCACTGCTTCTGCCCCTGAGCATTGCCTGGCTGCTGGCCCTGTGGCTGAGCGGCCCGGCTGTTTCGCGTCCAGCGCTGGCCGCGGCCGGCACCCCCACACCGAGGTCGGGGACATGGGGCGAGCGCCTGCGTGGCATCAAAGTCACGCCAACGCCCGCCGTCGCGGCGGCGGATGAAACGGACGGCCACTCGGTGATTTCTACCGCGACCTTCACCTACGTGGTGCAGTTGCACGACACGCCCTGGAGCCTGGCGGTGGAATTCGGCCGCAATATCGAAAGCCTGGCCTGCGCCACCGCGCCCTATGCGCCGGACCCCTACAACTTTCGCGCCGGGCAGACCATCACCATCCCCGCGCTCAACACCATCTGCCACGAGGTCACAATGGGGGAGACCATTGACCATGTGGCGACCCTCTACGGCGTGACGGCCGACAGCATCGTGGAGATCACCTGGAACGCGCTGCGCCAGCCGCCCCACCTGCTGATGACAGGCCAGCATCTGCTGGTGTATCAGCGCGAGGGGGTGGAGCAGCCGCTGATTGCCCTGCCGCGGCGCAGTCTGCCGCGCTGGGACCTGTCCGCGCTGCCGTTCGATCCGGCCCATCCCCCGGATGGCACGCACGTCACGCCCGATGGCTTTTACTGGCAAGGCGTGTGGCCCTACGGCGATGGCAACTTCGCCTGGCCGCTGACCGGCGCCCGCATGACACAAGGTTTCGATCAGGCGCGCCACCGCGCCCTTGACCTGGCTGTGGCAGCCGGTACTGAGGTCACCGCGGCCGACAATGGCACCGTGGTGTTGGCCGGTTGGAACAGCCAGGGTTACGGCTACCGCGTGGTCATTGATCACAACAATGACTATGTCACCCTCTATGCTCACCTCAGCAATTACTACGTGCAGCCCGGCGATGTGGTGGAGAAAGGCGCGGTCATCGGCGCGGTCGGCTCCACCGGCAACTCCACCGGCCCGCATCTCCACTTCGAACTACGCGACTTTGGCCGCCTCGTAGACCCGGCGCGCTCCTGTCCCAGATAA
- a CDS encoding response regulator transcription factor — MSDGGPRVLVVDDEQAIRRFLRVSLSAHDYVVLEASNGREALLAVAAHHPDLVILDLGLPDLDGIEVTQRLREWTQTPIIILTVQEQEAAKIEALDAGADDYVTKPFGMGELLARMRAALRRGTAPTGEPVFTVGQLTVDLGRRLVTVAGGEVQLTPKEYELLRMLVTHAGKVLTHRQLLRQVWGVAYQTETHLLRVNMSNLRHKLEPDAARPNYILTEPGVGYRLRANE, encoded by the coding sequence ATGAGCGACGGTGGACCGCGCGTGTTGGTAGTGGATGACGAGCAGGCTATTCGCCGCTTTCTACGCGTTTCTCTGTCTGCGCACGACTACGTCGTCCTGGAAGCGTCCAACGGCCGCGAGGCCTTGTTGGCCGTGGCCGCGCACCATCCCGACCTGGTGATTCTCGACCTGGGCTTGCCCGACCTGGACGGCATCGAAGTCACGCAGCGGCTGCGCGAATGGACACAGACTCCCATCATCATCCTGACGGTGCAGGAGCAGGAAGCCGCCAAGATCGAGGCGCTGGATGCCGGGGCTGACGACTACGTCACCAAGCCGTTCGGTATGGGCGAACTGTTGGCGCGTATGCGGGCGGCGCTGCGTCGTGGAACGGCGCCGACAGGAGAACCGGTATTTACCGTTGGGCAACTGACCGTTGACTTGGGCCGACGGTTGGTCACTGTGGCCGGCGGCGAGGTGCAGTTGACTCCAAAGGAGTATGAGCTGCTGCGCATGTTGGTGACGCATGCGGGGAAGGTTCTGACGCATCGCCAACTGCTGCGCCAGGTGTGGGGGGTGGCCTATCAGACCGAGACGCATCTGCTGCGCGTGAACATGAGCAACCTGCGGCACAAGCTGGAACCGGATGCTGCCCGGCCAAATTACATCCTCACCGAACCGGGCGTGGGCTATCGGCTGCGTGCGAATGAGTGA
- a CDS encoding sensor histidine kinase KdpD produces the protein MALRLPAWATARVRPYKLRRYPQTINPRRETDAIVNRPQRTPVSEEHVRPNPDDLLAHVQAEEARQARGKLKVFLGYAAGVGKTYAMLEAAHQRLAQGIDVVIGCVETHNRPETEALVARLEVIPRLQVAYRGATLPEMDVEAVLARRPQLALVDELAHTNAPGSSHPKRYFDIQDLLAAGIDVHTTLNVQHLESLNDVVAQITGITVREKVPDSILDAASEIEVVDLPPPELLQRLQEGKVYVPEQAARAIQQFFRMGNLTALRELTLRRTAARVDEQMRAYMQTRAISGPWPAGERLLVCVSSHPLGERLVRAARRLADELKAEWFAVHVETPGNARQPQTRAEQVTRILQLTEELGGKAFTVPGQDVANAILDYARRHNVTKIIVGKPLRPRWIEYLRGSIVDRLIAQSGNIDIYIISSEVENKPSAASAPWRPHRPWQCYAWSAALVGAVTLLGIPIHRVISPVNLVMLYLAAVVIAAIYLGRGPAILASVLGVLTFDFFLIEPRLTLTVADTEYIFTFIGLFVVGLVISSLAARSREQAEAAQRRELQAVALYELSRDLAAAGGLDDILQAVIRHVGETFGREGVILLPVGDSLQPRAFSPGLTLKENALTVALWAFKHGQPAGRGTDTLPAAELRCMPLKTVRGVVGVLGVKPTDPGSSLAPEQRRLLEAFASQSALAIERAELAEQARQARLLRATEELQQALLNSISHDLRTPMVSITGALTSLEEDGARLDEATRHSLTVMAREEAERLNRLVGNLLDMTRIEAGALKAVEEPCDVQEVISATLERLQGRLANRPVIVDAPPVLAPMDFVLMVQVLGNLLDNALKYSPDNTPIEVTVRSTGGALEIAVADRGVGVPPEDLERIFDKFYRVHRPGEVSGTGLGLAICKGIVEAHRGRIWAQNRPGGGTIITMALPCEQSSSGKGSGNDVGKEE, from the coding sequence ATGGCCTTGCGCCTGCCCGCGTGGGCGACCGCAAGGGTGCGCCCCTACAAATTGAGAAGATACCCCCAGACGATCAATCCGAGGCGAGAGACGGACGCCATCGTCAATCGCCCGCAGAGGACACCTGTGTCTGAAGAACACGTCCGCCCCAACCCTGACGATCTCCTGGCCCACGTACAGGCGGAGGAGGCGCGCCAGGCGCGCGGCAAGTTGAAGGTCTTTCTGGGCTACGCGGCCGGTGTCGGCAAGACATACGCCATGCTGGAAGCTGCGCACCAGCGTCTTGCCCAAGGCATAGATGTCGTGATCGGCTGCGTGGAGACCCACAACCGGCCGGAAACCGAGGCGCTGGTTGCCCGGCTCGAGGTCATCCCGCGGCTACAGGTTGCCTATCGCGGAGCCACACTACCCGAGATGGACGTGGAGGCTGTGTTGGCGCGGCGGCCCCAACTCGCGTTGGTGGACGAGTTGGCGCACACCAACGCGCCCGGCTCGAGCCATCCCAAACGTTACTTCGACATCCAGGACCTGCTGGCAGCCGGCATTGACGTTCATACCACGCTGAATGTCCAGCACCTGGAGAGCCTGAATGATGTGGTGGCGCAGATCACCGGCATTACGGTACGCGAAAAGGTGCCAGACAGCATCCTGGACGCGGCCAGCGAGATCGAGGTGGTAGACCTGCCGCCGCCGGAGCTTTTGCAGCGCCTGCAAGAGGGAAAAGTTTACGTACCCGAACAGGCCGCACGCGCGATCCAGCAGTTCTTTCGGATGGGCAACCTGACAGCCTTGCGCGAGCTGACCCTGCGCCGCACCGCGGCCCGAGTAGATGAGCAGATGCGCGCGTACATGCAGACCCGCGCGATCTCCGGCCCCTGGCCAGCGGGCGAACGGTTGCTGGTTTGTGTCAGTTCGCACCCCTTGGGCGAGCGGTTGGTGCGCGCCGCGCGGCGCCTGGCCGACGAATTGAAGGCCGAGTGGTTCGCTGTTCACGTGGAGACGCCGGGCAACGCACGCCAGCCGCAAACACGCGCAGAGCAGGTCACGCGCATCCTCCAGTTGACCGAAGAACTCGGCGGCAAGGCGTTCACCGTGCCAGGCCAGGACGTCGCAAATGCCATCCTGGATTATGCGCGGCGACACAACGTCACCAAAATCATCGTAGGCAAACCATTGCGCCCGCGCTGGATCGAGTACCTGCGTGGTTCCATCGTGGATCGCCTGATCGCGCAGAGCGGCAACATAGATATCTATATCATCAGCTCAGAAGTCGAGAACAAACCTTCGGCTGCATCTGCACCGTGGCGGCCGCATCGCCCCTGGCAGTGCTACGCGTGGAGCGCCGCGCTTGTCGGCGCGGTTACGCTGCTCGGCATACCGATCCATCGCGTGATTTCGCCGGTCAACCTGGTCATGCTCTACCTGGCTGCGGTGGTTATCGCTGCCATCTACCTGGGCCGCGGGCCGGCAATCCTGGCATCAGTGTTGGGGGTGTTGACGTTCGATTTCTTCCTGATCGAACCGCGGCTCACCCTGACCGTGGCCGATACGGAGTATATCTTCACCTTCATCGGACTGTTCGTCGTCGGCCTGGTCATCAGCTCGCTGGCGGCCCGCTCACGCGAGCAGGCCGAAGCGGCGCAGCGCCGCGAGCTGCAGGCCGTCGCGCTCTACGAACTCAGCCGTGATCTGGCTGCGGCCGGTGGGTTGGATGACATCCTGCAGGCGGTCATCCGCCACGTCGGTGAGACGTTCGGTCGCGAGGGCGTCATTCTGCTGCCCGTGGGTGATTCACTGCAGCCGCGCGCGTTCAGCCCAGGCCTGACGCTGAAAGAGAACGCGCTGACTGTCGCTTTATGGGCGTTCAAGCACGGACAACCGGCCGGCCGCGGGACCGATACCCTCCCGGCCGCCGAACTGCGTTGTATGCCCCTCAAGACCGTGCGTGGTGTGGTGGGTGTCTTGGGCGTGAAACCAACCGATCCAGGCTCATCCCTGGCGCCAGAGCAGCGGCGTTTGCTCGAAGCCTTTGCCAGCCAATCTGCCCTGGCCATCGAACGCGCCGAGCTGGCCGAACAAGCGCGGCAGGCCCGACTCTTGCGTGCTACCGAGGAGCTTCAGCAGGCCCTGTTGAACTCGATCTCGCACGATTTGCGCACACCGATGGTGTCCATCACCGGCGCTCTTACCAGCCTGGAGGAGGACGGCGCCAGGCTCGATGAGGCGACGCGGCACAGCCTGACGGTCATGGCGCGCGAGGAGGCCGAGCGCCTGAATCGCCTGGTGGGCAATTTGCTGGACATGACCCGGATCGAGGCCGGCGCGCTGAAAGCGGTGGAGGAGCCTTGCGACGTTCAAGAGGTGATCAGCGCCACCCTCGAGCGGCTGCAGGGAAGGCTGGCGAATCGGCCGGTGATCGTGGATGCGCCCCCGGTGCTGGCGCCGATGGATTTCGTCCTGATGGTCCAGGTGTTGGGCAACTTGCTGGACAATGCACTCAAATACTCGCCCGACAACACGCCCATCGAAGTGACGGTTCGTTCGACCGGCGGCGCGCTGGAGATCGCGGTCGCCGATCGCGGCGTTGGCGTGCCGCCAGAAGACCTGGAGCGAATCTTCGACAAGTTCTACCGCGTCCATCGCCCAGGGGAAGTAAGCGGCACGGGCCTGGGCCTGGCGATTTGCAAGGGCATCGTCGAGGCGCACCGCGGCCGTATCTGGGCGCAGAATCGGCCGGGCGGTGGAACGATCATCACCATGGCGCTGCCTTGCGAACAGAGCAGCAGCGGCAAGGGCAGTGGGAATGACGTTGGGAAGGAGGAATGA
- the kdpC gene encoding potassium-transporting ATPase subunit KdpC yields the protein MKTLFRPAAVLLALCTLLTGIVYPLAVTGLAQVIFPSQADGSLIWQDGRIVGSAQIGQSFDDPRYFWGRPSATAPFPYNAAASSGSNLGPSNPMLLEAVHARIAALRAADPGNIQAVPGDLVTASASGLDPHISVAAALYQAPRVARTRGLTAEAVVQLVAQHTEDRQLGFLGEPRINVLKLNLALDGVE from the coding sequence ATGAAAACCCTGTTTCGGCCGGCGGCTGTGCTGCTGGCCTTGTGTACTCTCCTGACCGGCATCGTCTACCCGCTTGCGGTGACCGGCCTGGCCCAGGTGATATTCCCGTCTCAGGCCGACGGCAGCCTCATCTGGCAAGATGGTCGGATCGTCGGTTCGGCGCAGATCGGCCAGTCGTTCGATGATCCCAGGTATTTCTGGGGCCGCCCATCGGCAACGGCGCCGTTTCCCTACAACGCGGCGGCGTCATCCGGCTCCAACCTCGGGCCGAGCAATCCCATGCTGTTGGAAGCCGTTCACGCGCGCATCGCCGCGCTGCGTGCTGCCGACCCAGGCAACATCCAGGCGGTTCCGGGCGATCTGGTGACCGCCTCCGCCAGCGGCCTCGATCCGCACATCAGCGTCGCGGCGGCGCTCTACCAGGCGCCGCGCGTGGCGCGGACGCGTGGCCTCACCGCCGAAGCTGTCGTGCAACTTGTGGCGCAGCACACCGAAGACCGCCAGTTGGGATTCCTGGGTGAGCCGCGCATCAACGTGCTGAAGTTGAACCTGGCGCTGGATGGGGTAGAATAG
- the kdpB gene encoding potassium-transporting ATPase subunit KdpB: MTTQLKKQTPMRRELYQRAILESFVKLNPRLMVRNPVMFVVEVGSVLTTLLWIQALFGRGEAPAAFIGAVAIWLWFTVLFANFAEAVAEGRGKAQAEALRRTRHETQARKLSQPVDAILRELRAATNGALAERPSYKCESVSSAALHRGDGVLVEAGDTVPADGEVIAGIASVDESAITGESAPVIREAGGDRSAVTGGTRLLSDWLLVRVSADPGEGFLDRMISLVEGAKRQKTPNEIALNILLAGFTIIFLVVCATLLPYSVYSVAAAGQGTPVTITVLIALLVCLIPTTIGGLLSAIGIAGMDRLIQRNVIAMSGRAVEAAGDVDVLLLDKTGTITLGNRQAVAFIPVNHTDPRALAEAAQLSSLADETPEGRSIVVLAKEQYGLRGRTVGAGPEAPEGMHFIPFTAQTRMSGVDLDGTHIRKGAPDAMLTYILGFDRPVPPDLRPAVDEIARTGGTPLVVARNGEALGVIHLKDIVKGGMKERFAQLRRIGIKTIMITGDNPLTAAAIAAEAGVDDFLAQATPEAKLKLIREYQAGGRLVAMTGDGTNDAPALAQADVAVAMNTGTQPAREAANMVDLDSNPTKLIEIVEIGKQLLMTRGALTTFSIANDVSKYFAIIPAAFASTYPALAALNFMRLTSPTSAILSAVIFNALIIIALIPLALRGVAYRPAPAAQLLRDNLLIYGVGGLVAPFVGIKLIDMFLAFLRLA; the protein is encoded by the coding sequence ATGACTACCCAACTCAAGAAACAGACTCCCATGCGGCGTGAGCTGTACCAACGCGCCATCCTGGAGTCGTTTGTCAAACTGAATCCGCGCTTGATGGTGCGCAATCCCGTCATGTTCGTGGTGGAAGTGGGCAGCGTACTCACCACGCTCCTCTGGATACAGGCTCTGTTCGGCCGCGGGGAAGCGCCCGCAGCCTTCATCGGCGCCGTCGCGATCTGGCTGTGGTTCACCGTGCTGTTTGCCAACTTCGCTGAAGCCGTGGCCGAAGGGCGTGGCAAGGCCCAGGCCGAAGCGCTGCGCCGCACACGACATGAGACTCAGGCCAGGAAGCTGTCGCAGCCTGTTGATGCGATCCTCCGTGAGCTGCGGGCGGCCACGAACGGCGCGCTTGCGGAGCGTCCTTCCTATAAATGTGAATCTGTTTCCTCGGCCGCGCTGCACCGTGGCGATGGCGTCCTGGTCGAGGCCGGCGACACCGTCCCGGCCGACGGCGAGGTGATCGCCGGCATTGCGTCGGTGGACGAGAGCGCGATCACCGGTGAGAGCGCGCCCGTGATCCGTGAGGCCGGCGGCGACCGCAGCGCCGTCACGGGTGGGACGCGTCTGCTCTCAGACTGGCTCCTGGTGCGCGTCAGCGCTGACCCCGGCGAGGGCTTCCTCGACCGCATGATCAGCCTGGTGGAGGGCGCGAAGCGCCAGAAGACGCCGAACGAGATCGCCCTGAACATCCTGCTGGCCGGTTTCACGATCATCTTCCTGGTCGTGTGCGCAACCCTGCTGCCCTATTCGGTGTACAGCGTCGCGGCGGCCGGTCAGGGCACGCCGGTCACGATCACCGTGCTGATTGCCCTGCTGGTCTGCCTCATCCCGACTACCATCGGCGGCCTGCTCTCGGCCATCGGCATCGCCGGCATGGACCGCTTGATCCAGCGCAACGTGATTGCCATGTCGGGCCGCGCCGTGGAAGCAGCCGGCGATGTGGACGTGCTGCTGCTGGACAAAACGGGCACGATCACGCTCGGCAACCGCCAGGCGGTGGCGTTCATCCCGGTGAATCACACCGATCCGCGCGCCCTCGCCGAAGCGGCGCAGCTTTCCTCGCTGGCTGACGAGACGCCGGAGGGCCGCAGTATCGTCGTGCTGGCGAAGGAACAGTACGGCCTGCGCGGCCGCACCGTCGGCGCGGGACCCGAGGCGCCTGAGGGTATGCACTTCATCCCCTTCACGGCGCAGACGCGCATGAGCGGCGTGGATCTGGATGGGACACACATTCGCAAGGGCGCGCCCGACGCCATGTTGACATACATCCTGGGTTTCGATCGGCCGGTGCCGCCCGACCTGAGACCCGCCGTGGACGAGATTGCACGCACTGGCGGCACGCCGCTCGTGGTGGCCCGCAATGGCGAGGCGTTGGGTGTCATCCACCTGAAGGACATCGTCAAGGGCGGTATGAAGGAACGTTTCGCGCAACTACGGCGAATCGGTATCAAGACGATCATGATCACCGGCGACAACCCGCTGACGGCCGCCGCCATTGCCGCGGAAGCGGGCGTGGATGACTTCTTGGCGCAGGCGACGCCCGAAGCGAAACTCAAGCTGATACGCGAGTACCAGGCCGGCGGCCGGCTGGTGGCGATGACCGGCGACGGCACGAACGACGCGCCCGCGCTGGCCCAGGCCGACGTGGCGGTGGCGATGAATACCGGCACGCAGCCGGCGCGCGAGGCTGCCAACATGGTGGATCTGGACAGCAACCCGACCAAGCTGATCGAGATCGTGGAGATCGGCAAGCAGTTACTGATGACGCGCGGCGCGCTCACCACGTTCAGCATCGCCAACGACGTCTCCAAGTACTTCGCCATCATCCCGGCCGCGTTCGCTTCGACCTACCCGGCGCTGGCCGCGCTCAACTTCATGCGCCTTACGTCCCCGACCAGCGCCATCCTGTCGGCGGTGATCTTCAACGCCCTGATCATCATCGCGTTGATCCCGCTGGCGCTGCGCGGCGTGGCCTATCGGCCGGCGCCGGCCGCGCAACTGCTGCGCGACAACCTGTTGATTTACGGCGTGGGCGGGCTGGTTGCGCCGTTCGTCGGTATCAAGCTGATAGACATGTTTTTGGCATTTCTGAGGTTAGCATAG
- the kdpF gene encoding K(+)-transporting ATPase subunit F: MSLMVVAVGLITLSLLVYLFVALLKPEKFG, encoded by the coding sequence ATGAGCCTGATGGTTGTGGCTGTCGGTCTGATCACGCTGTCGCTGTTGGTCTATCTGTTCGTGGCTCTGTTGAAACCGGAGAAATTCGGATGA
- a CDS encoding PD-(D/E)XK nuclease domain-containing protein, giving the protein MRSSQGSGRHAIVELAEGVFIFEFKLEGTPADALAQIRRQGYAEPYLGSLKPVYLIGVRFDLAQRTIAGWEMARN; this is encoded by the coding sequence TTGCGCTCCAGTCAGGGGTCAGGCCGGCACGCGATCGTCGAGCTGGCCGAAGGGGTGTTCATCTTCGAGTTCAAGCTGGAAGGAACCCCGGCCGACGCGCTGGCCCAAATCCGGCGGCAAGGCTACGCCGAGCCGTACCTGGGCAGCCTCAAGCCGGTCTACCTGATCGGCGTGCGCTTCGACCTGGCTCAGCGCACCATCGCAGGATGGGAAATGGCGCGCAACTGA
- a CDS encoding AAA family ATPase has protein sequence MILVDEYDKPLLDHLDDLAEARRVREVLRGFYGVIKGMDAHIRFVMLTGVSKFSKVGVFSGLNNLEDISLDTRFATLLGVTEAELLDHATGYLAQMADQEQVAFDALLAQVRNWYNGFCFAADCQSVYNPFSLWLMLSQKRFGNFWFDTGTPTFLIKLIEQRGYDVRELGNRDSSDLAFSAYDLDELPIVPLLYQTGYLTIKRYDPTSRLYRLGYPNYEVEHAFLTYLLAAFTPSDIGAA, from the coding sequence GTGATCCTGGTAGACGAGTACGACAAGCCGCTGCTCGATCACCTGGACGACCTGGCCGAGGCGCGCCGCGTGCGCGAAGTGTTGCGCGGCTTCTATGGCGTCATCAAGGGCATGGACGCCCACATTCGCTTCGTTATGTTGACCGGTGTGAGTAAATTCAGCAAGGTCGGCGTCTTTTCGGGATTGAACAACCTGGAGGACATCAGCCTGGACACTCGTTTTGCGACCTTGCTCGGCGTGACCGAGGCGGAACTGCTCGACCATGCGACCGGCTATCTGGCGCAAATGGCCGATCAGGAACAGGTTGCCTTCGATGCGCTGCTGGCGCAGGTGCGCAACTGGTACAACGGTTTCTGCTTTGCGGCCGATTGCCAATCGGTCTACAACCCCTTCTCCTTGTGGCTCATGCTCAGCCAGAAGCGATTCGGCAATTTCTGGTTCGACACGGGCACGCCGACCTTCCTGATCAAGTTGATCGAGCAGCGCGGCTACGACGTGCGCGAGCTGGGCAACCGCGACTCAAGCGACCTGGCCTTCAGCGCCTACGATCTGGACGAGCTGCCGATCGTGCCGCTGCTCTACCAGACCGGCTACCTGACCATCAAGCGCTACGATCCGACCAGCCGCCTCTATCGCCTGGGCTACCCCAATTACGAAGTCGAGCACGCCTTCCTGACCTACCTGCTGGCTGCGTTCACACCATCTGACATCGGCGCGGCTTAG
- a CDS encoding ABC transporter permease: protein MKILSIIWKDTLLRFASRSELLFFLILPIVFTFILAGGTGAPADNRIHLLVADQAGSPLSQQIIAELAKSESVRPEVVTLAEGEAAFADRAASALLVIPANCDLAALETGEIVLDLRQLPNNLNGAAAGRSVQAVLYRLGSAVSIGRQAVAEAERLRPFADEAGRSAFFDAALVAAQDLMAQAPDRLEPVLASTADPVKYDPAANSSAGQLITWVFIPLIGISAAFAFERQTGTLRRLLTTPTGKGAFLLGSILGNVFWALVQMTLLILFGVVVLRVNWADQPAGLALVMIASTLAAAALGAMLGAFVKTASQANGLSIMLGMVMALLGGCWYPIELFPETVRTAVKVLPTTWAMQGMTDLLLRGQGVMGVLPEVGVLLGFAAIFFAVGVARFRYE from the coding sequence ATGAAAATTTTGAGCATCATCTGGAAAGACACCTTGCTGCGCTTTGCGAGCAGGTCGGAACTGCTTTTTTTCCTCATCCTGCCCATCGTCTTCACTTTCATTCTGGCCGGCGGCACGGGCGCGCCGGCCGACAACCGCATCCACCTGTTGGTGGCCGACCAGGCCGGGTCGCCCCTTTCGCAGCAGATCATCGCGGAGCTGGCGAAATCGGAGTCGGTGCGGCCTGAAGTGGTGACCCTGGCGGAGGGGGAGGCCGCGTTCGCAGATCGCGCCGCCTCGGCCCTGCTGGTCATCCCGGCCAACTGCGACCTGGCCGCCCTGGAGACGGGCGAGATCGTCCTCGACCTGCGCCAACTGCCCAACAATCTCAACGGCGCGGCGGCCGGCCGCTCGGTGCAGGCCGTGCTCTACCGGCTGGGCAGCGCGGTCAGCATTGGTCGCCAGGCCGTGGCGGAGGCGGAGCGCCTGCGGCCCTTCGCAGACGAGGCCGGTCGCAGCGCCTTTTTCGACGCGGCCCTGGTCGCGGCCCAGGATCTGATGGCGCAGGCGCCGGACCGCCTCGAACCGGTCCTGGCCAGCACCGCGGACCCGGTCAAGTACGACCCGGCCGCCAACTCCTCGGCCGGGCAGTTGATCACCTGGGTCTTCATCCCGCTCATCGGCATCTCGGCCGCGTTCGCGTTCGAGCGGCAGACCGGCACCCTGCGCCGTCTGCTGACCACGCCGACCGGCAAGGGCGCCTTCCTGCTCGGCTCCATCCTGGGCAACGTCTTCTGGGCGTTGGTGCAGATGACCCTGCTGATCCTGTTCGGTGTCGTTGTCCTGCGCGTGAATTGGGCGGATCAGCCGGCCGGGCTGGCGCTGGTGATGATCGCCTCGACGCTGGCCGCGGCCGCGCTGGGCGCCATGCTCGGCGCCTTCGTCAAGACAGCCAGCCAGGCCAACGGCCTGAGCATCATGCTGGGCATGGTCATGGCCCTGTTGGGCGGGTGCTGGTATCCCATCGAGCTGTTCCCAGAAACGGTGCGCACGGCCGTCAAGGTGCTGCCCACCACCTGGGCCATGCAGGGCATGACCGATCTGCTGCTGCGTGGGCAGGGCGTGATGGGGGTGCTGCCGGAGGTGGGCGTCCTGCTCGGCTTTGCCGCCATCTTCTTCGCGGTAGGGGTGGCGCGCTTCCGGTACGAGTGA